The proteins below come from a single Gordonia pseudamarae genomic window:
- a CDS encoding VOC family protein, with protein MADYSAPIGAPTWFDLMSEDPAAAAGFYCGLFGWAVEAPPEEEFGGYQNFTKNGKRVAGISPVMEDAGPPNVWSVYLHTADAAATAAAVDAAGGSVIVPPMAIGDEGTMLFALDSAGAAIGFWQPGAHLGFTEWGTHGTPYWFECHSKSYAASLDFYRAVTGVRPQEVGTGGDPDAVGPDAYAQLMTADGDSYSGIMDSVKLFPSEVPSFWQVYICVDDVAATVDRVAELGGKVLMGGEDTPFGTLASATDPFGAVFALGSPPAGM; from the coding sequence ATGGCCGACTATTCGGCGCCGATCGGAGCACCTACCTGGTTCGATCTGATGAGCGAAGATCCGGCCGCCGCCGCCGGGTTCTACTGCGGGTTGTTCGGCTGGGCCGTCGAGGCTCCACCCGAAGAGGAGTTCGGCGGCTACCAGAACTTCACCAAGAACGGGAAACGGGTTGCCGGGATCAGCCCGGTGATGGAGGACGCGGGTCCTCCCAACGTGTGGTCGGTCTACCTGCACACCGCCGATGCCGCCGCCACCGCCGCCGCGGTGGATGCGGCCGGTGGCAGTGTCATCGTGCCGCCCATGGCGATCGGCGACGAGGGAACGATGCTGTTCGCCCTCGATTCGGCCGGCGCGGCGATCGGTTTCTGGCAGCCCGGTGCCCATCTCGGATTCACCGAATGGGGCACCCACGGCACGCCGTACTGGTTCGAATGCCACAGCAAGTCGTACGCGGCGTCGCTGGACTTCTATCGCGCGGTGACCGGCGTGCGGCCGCAGGAGGTGGGAACCGGAGGCGATCCCGACGCCGTCGGACCCGACGCCTACGCGCAGCTGATGACCGCCGATGGGGACTCGTATTCGGGAATCATGGACTCGGTCAAGCTTTTTCCATCCGAGGTTCCGTCGTTCTGGCAGGTGTACATCTGCGTCGACGATGTCGCGGCGACGGTCGACCGGGTGGCCGAACTCGGCGGGAAGGTGCTGATGGGCGGCGAGGACACCCCGTTCGGCACGCTCGCATCGGCGACCGACCCCTTCGGTGCGGTGTTCGCGTTGGGTTCGCCGCCCGCCGGCATGTGA
- a CDS encoding crotonase/enoyl-CoA hydratase family protein, protein MTTTASTDTVNTGSANTGSGNTGSGDTEAPHCLVDKRGHVLVVTLNRPQARNALSMEMMATMREAWDQVDADPDIRVAVLTGAGGSFCAGMDLKAMRENAPGDTVEQGTWNPAELPALLKGRRLTKPLIAAVEGAAIAGGTEILQGTDIRVAGESARFGVAEARWGLFPLGGSAVRLPRQIPYTIAADLLLTGRHITAAEAKEYGLIGYVVPDGTALERALQIADTIAANGPLAVQAILKTMRDTEGLHEEDAFAIEAKLGIAVFKSKDAKVGPKAFAEKQKPVFTGE, encoded by the coding sequence ATGACCACGACTGCGAGCACCGATACCGTGAATACCGGCTCTGCGAATACCGGCTCTGGGAATACCGGCTCTGGGGACACCGAGGCCCCGCACTGCCTGGTCGACAAGCGCGGTCACGTGCTGGTGGTGACACTCAATCGTCCACAGGCCCGCAATGCCCTGTCGATGGAGATGATGGCGACGATGCGCGAGGCCTGGGATCAGGTCGATGCCGATCCCGATATCCGGGTCGCCGTCCTCACCGGCGCGGGCGGTTCGTTCTGCGCGGGCATGGACCTGAAGGCCATGCGCGAGAACGCCCCCGGTGACACCGTCGAGCAGGGCACCTGGAATCCCGCCGAACTGCCGGCGCTGCTCAAGGGCCGCAGGCTCACCAAGCCGCTGATCGCCGCCGTCGAGGGTGCCGCGATCGCCGGCGGCACCGAGATCCTGCAGGGCACCGACATCCGGGTCGCCGGCGAGAGCGCCAGATTCGGTGTCGCCGAGGCACGTTGGGGCCTTTTCCCGCTGGGCGGCAGCGCGGTGCGCCTGCCCCGGCAGATCCCGTACACGATTGCCGCCGATCTACTGCTCACCGGGCGGCACATCACCGCCGCCGAGGCCAAGGAATACGGCCTGATCGGCTACGTCGTCCCCGACGGCACCGCACTGGAGCGCGCCCTGCAGATCGCCGACACCATCGCCGCCAACGGCCCGCTCGCCGTGCAGGCCATCCTCAAGACGATGCGCGACACCGAAGGCCTCCACGAGGAGGACGCCTTCGCGATCGAGGCAAAGCTCGGTATCGCCGTATTCAAGTCCAAGGACGCCAAAGTCGGCCCGAAAGCATTCGCGGAGAAGCAGAAACCCGTCTTCACCGGCGAGTAG
- a CDS encoding acyl-CoA synthetase — MPFTIADLIEHSVDLNPERIALETDGRSHTYAELEARSNALAHALRDLGVKPGDAVGLYSRNTIEAVEAMVAIFKARAVMVNVNYRYVEAELEHIFTDSGMKVLIHERRYRDRVQNVLQNTPLIGHRIIIEDGAGNTDEAEAGESRFEDVIAASSTARDFEPRSEDDLYMLYTGGTTGKPKGVVWRQEDIWRVLGGGIDWHTSEPVTDEWHLARVGAEGGQLVRFPIPPFIHGGSQWAIFQSLMGGQKAVVYPEFDAARSWEIVEKHKVNVVFITGDAMGRPMVEALAERDYDLSSLVTVASSAALFSQNVKEEFLDRIPNALLIDAIGSSETGYGGLGIVSKGAPASGGPRVTADKQLHVLREDGTRVEPGSGEVGTLARTGHIPLRYHNDPEKSAQTFKEYGGVRYSIPGDFARVEDDGAITMLGRGSVSINTGGEKVFPEEVEAALKAHPEVFDTVVVGVPDDRFGQRVVAVVATRGGARPALADLNEVVRKELAGYKCPRSVWFVDEIRRSPAGKPDYRWGAELTASREADQVL, encoded by the coding sequence ATGCCCTTCACCATCGCTGACCTCATCGAGCACTCGGTCGATCTCAATCCCGAGCGGATCGCCCTCGAGACCGACGGCAGGAGCCACACCTACGCCGAGCTGGAGGCGCGGTCGAACGCGCTCGCCCACGCCCTGCGCGATCTCGGGGTCAAACCCGGTGATGCGGTGGGCCTGTACAGCAGAAACACCATCGAGGCGGTCGAGGCGATGGTGGCGATCTTCAAGGCGCGGGCCGTCATGGTCAACGTCAACTACCGGTACGTCGAGGCCGAGCTGGAGCACATCTTCACCGACTCCGGGATGAAGGTGCTCATCCACGAGCGCCGGTACCGCGACCGGGTGCAGAACGTGTTGCAGAATACGCCGCTGATCGGGCACCGGATCATCATCGAGGATGGTGCCGGGAACACCGATGAAGCGGAGGCCGGCGAAAGCCGATTCGAGGACGTGATCGCCGCATCGTCCACCGCGCGCGACTTCGAGCCGCGCAGCGAGGACGATCTGTACATGCTCTACACCGGCGGCACCACCGGCAAACCCAAGGGCGTGGTGTGGCGGCAGGAGGACATCTGGCGGGTGCTCGGCGGCGGTATCGACTGGCATACCAGCGAACCGGTCACCGACGAATGGCATCTCGCGCGCGTGGGCGCCGAAGGTGGCCAGCTCGTACGGTTCCCGATCCCGCCGTTCATCCATGGTGGATCGCAGTGGGCCATCTTCCAATCGCTGATGGGCGGCCAGAAGGCCGTCGTCTACCCGGAATTCGACGCCGCGCGCAGCTGGGAGATCGTCGAGAAGCACAAGGTGAACGTCGTGTTCATCACCGGTGACGCGATGGGCCGGCCGATGGTGGAGGCCCTGGCCGAACGTGACTACGATCTGTCGAGCCTGGTGACGGTCGCCTCGTCGGCCGCATTGTTCTCCCAGAACGTGAAAGAGGAGTTCCTGGACCGGATTCCGAACGCACTGCTCATCGACGCCATCGGCTCGTCGGAAACCGGCTACGGCGGACTGGGCATCGTGTCGAAGGGAGCACCGGCCTCCGGCGGGCCGCGCGTCACCGCCGACAAGCAGTTGCACGTGCTGCGCGAGGACGGCACCCGGGTGGAACCCGGCTCCGGCGAGGTGGGCACCCTGGCCCGCACGGGCCACATCCCGTTGCGCTACCACAACGACCCCGAGAAGTCGGCGCAGACCTTCAAAGAATATGGCGGCGTTCGTTACTCGATACCGGGTGACTTCGCCCGCGTTGAGGACGACGGCGCCATCACCATGCTCGGGCGAGGCTCGGTGTCCATCAACACCGGTGGCGAAAAGGTGTTCCCGGAGGAGGTCGAGGCCGCGCTCAAGGCGCACCCCGAGGTGTTCGACACCGTGGTCGTCGGCGTACCCGACGACCGGTTCGGGCAGCGGGTGGTCGCCGTCGTCGCCACCCGTGGGGGAGCGCGTCCCGCGCTGGCCGACCTGAACGAGGTGGTGCGCAAGGAACTTGCCGGATACAAGTGCCCGCGTAGTGTGTGGTTCGTCGACGAGATCAGGCGTTCACCGGCGGGAAAGCCCGATTACCGTTGGGGCGCAGAGCTGACCGCGTCCAGAGAAGCCGACCAGGTCCTGTAG
- a CDS encoding NAD(P)H-dependent flavin oxidoreductase: MRTQLAEQFGIDYPIFGFTPSQEVAAAISRAGGLGVLGCVRFNDAGELDEVLEWMHENTDGKPFGVDVVMPAKIPTEGSKVDLDSMIPPEHRAFVERTLSELGVPPLADDAGVNTGVLGWLHSVARSHVDVAMEHTRKYGQIKLIANALGSPPDDVIAVAHENGVKVAALAGTSEHARSHVGAGVDIVIAQGYEGGGHTGDVASMVLWPEIVDAVGDVPVLAAGGVGDGRQIAAAVALGAQGVWMGTYWLTAAEYNLGATGGIGATGDGPSTVQQALLKASSRDTVRRRIYSGKPARLLKTRWTDAWDAPGAPDPLPMPLQNLLVGEAHARISAADDPEVVAIPAGQIVGRCNAIVPVAELIDGLVAGYDDAVERMSRTVVARPTAAG; encoded by the coding sequence ATGCGCACGCAACTCGCCGAACAATTCGGCATCGACTACCCGATCTTCGGCTTCACCCCGTCACAGGAGGTCGCGGCCGCGATCAGCCGGGCGGGCGGGCTCGGTGTGCTCGGCTGCGTCCGGTTCAACGACGCCGGAGAACTCGACGAGGTCCTGGAATGGATGCACGAGAACACCGACGGCAAGCCGTTCGGCGTCGACGTGGTGATGCCCGCCAAGATCCCCACCGAGGGCAGCAAGGTCGACCTCGACTCGATGATCCCGCCGGAGCATCGGGCGTTCGTCGAACGCACTCTGTCCGAACTCGGTGTGCCGCCGCTCGCCGATGACGCCGGCGTCAACACCGGTGTACTCGGTTGGCTGCATTCGGTGGCCCGCTCACACGTCGACGTCGCCATGGAACACACCCGGAAATACGGGCAGATCAAGCTGATCGCCAACGCGCTGGGCTCCCCGCCCGACGACGTGATCGCCGTCGCGCACGAGAACGGCGTCAAGGTGGCGGCGCTCGCCGGCACCTCGGAGCACGCGAGGTCCCACGTCGGTGCCGGGGTCGACATCGTGATCGCCCAGGGATACGAGGGCGGCGGCCACACCGGTGACGTGGCATCGATGGTGTTGTGGCCCGAGATCGTCGACGCCGTAGGTGATGTCCCGGTGCTCGCGGCCGGCGGGGTGGGTGACGGCCGGCAGATCGCCGCCGCCGTCGCCCTCGGCGCGCAAGGGGTGTGGATGGGCACCTACTGGCTGACCGCCGCCGAGTACAACCTCGGGGCGACGGGGGGGATCGGCGCGACGGGCGACGGGCCGTCGACGGTGCAGCAGGCGCTGCTCAAGGCGTCGTCACGGGACACGGTGCGCCGCCGCATCTACTCGGGCAAACCCGCCCGGCTGCTCAAGACCCGCTGGACCGACGCCTGGGATGCGCCCGGCGCTCCCGACCCGCTGCCGATGCCGCTGCAGAACCTGCTCGTCGGCGAGGCGCACGCGCGGATCTCCGCCGCCGACGACCCGGAGGTGGTGGCGATACCCGCCGGGCAGATCGTGGGCCGCTGCAATGCGATCGTGCCCGTCGCCGAACTCATCGACGGACTCGTCGCCGGATACGACGACGCGGTGGAACGTATGTCGAGAACCGTGGTGGCCCGGCCCACCGCAGCGGGTTGA
- a CDS encoding TetR/AcrR family transcriptional regulator: MTTAIGVADEKGADFTVRDVAAAVGIPVMSLYSYVDGREQLIVLMADQAYADMAYTDFTSIGPAGDWRTMLSAVVADNLALFAEHPWLAEIPVTYAVAGPGALAKYDRELTAVEPLPFSDTAKNAVLTLVLDVARTRSRTAAAPVAAYEHAAHLPEKLAELNVTERFPLASRMAAGGAAPLPGADFGYEFGLDLILTGIATMNAAITDRYGPAGGRGNRGRLTLRTPKSSCPGPGHTGQFTADAAPDG, from the coding sequence GTGACCACCGCGATCGGTGTCGCCGACGAGAAGGGCGCCGACTTCACGGTGCGCGATGTGGCTGCCGCGGTGGGCATCCCGGTCATGTCGCTGTACTCCTACGTCGACGGGCGCGAACAACTGATCGTGCTCATGGCGGACCAGGCGTATGCCGACATGGCCTACACAGACTTCACCTCGATCGGTCCCGCCGGCGATTGGCGGACGATGTTGTCGGCGGTCGTCGCCGACAATCTGGCACTGTTCGCCGAACATCCGTGGCTTGCCGAGATCCCGGTCACGTACGCCGTCGCCGGTCCGGGGGCGCTCGCCAAGTACGACCGCGAACTCACCGCCGTCGAACCGCTGCCGTTCTCGGACACCGCCAAGAACGCGGTGCTGACCCTGGTGCTCGATGTCGCCCGGACCCGTTCCCGGACCGCCGCCGCTCCCGTAGCGGCATACGAACATGCCGCACACCTTCCCGAGAAGCTGGCCGAACTCAATGTGACCGAACGTTTTCCGCTCGCCTCCCGGATGGCGGCGGGCGGCGCCGCGCCGCTGCCCGGCGCCGATTTCGGCTACGAGTTCGGCCTCGACCTGATCCTCACCGGGATCGCGACGATGAACGCCGCGATCACCGACCGGTACGGTCCGGCCGGCGGCCGCGGCAATCGGGGTCGGTTGACCTTGCGGACGCCGAAATCGTCCTGCCCCGGGCCCGGTCACACCGGACAGTTCACCGCAGACGCCGCTCCCGACGGTTGA
- a CDS encoding DUF952 domain-containing protein → MTTPEGPLLHLCTTADWSRARAAGHVDAPSLTEVGFIHLSAPHQVHLPANRLFAGRTDLVALRIDPALLRAEIRWEPGVPTDPDSMLFPHLYGRLPVSAITSAEPFVPADDGTFAPLPEAGRVGSVANRTPLCGASIHTGITY, encoded by the coding sequence ATGACCACTCCTGAGGGCCCACTGCTGCATCTGTGCACCACCGCCGACTGGTCGCGGGCACGGGCCGCCGGGCACGTCGACGCGCCGTCCCTGACCGAGGTGGGCTTCATCCACCTGTCAGCGCCGCACCAGGTGCATCTGCCCGCCAACCGGCTGTTCGCGGGTCGCACCGACCTGGTGGCGCTGCGGATCGACCCGGCGCTGTTGCGGGCGGAGATCCGCTGGGAGCCGGGTGTGCCCACCGACCCCGACAGCATGCTGTTTCCGCACCTGTACGGGCGGCTGCCGGTCTCGGCGATCACCTCCGCGGAGCCATTCGTGCCCGCCGACGACGGGACGTTCGCGCCGTTGCCCGAGGCCGGCCGAGTGGGCTCCGTCGCAAACCGGACCCCGCTGTGCGGAGCGAGCATCCACACTGGTATTACGTACTGA
- a CDS encoding TerD family protein, which translates to MADVDATLEQDTPKIVAGSGPEPAGSTPTAPDAETEGTPMPEPVTMTPGMAIDLPTDLRGVAVNVAWSAVGVVAPEVDVVAFELDDTDRVPSDNEFVFFNQPVSPDGAVALSIDGDREQAITVELGAVPAGIARVTVGAAIEGATFGDLGALSVTVDSSATTVATAVLDAATSERSMIIAEIYRRRGAWRLRILGQGYDDDLAAFAVRHGVQVDG; encoded by the coding sequence GTGGCCGACGTCGACGCCACGCTGGAACAGGACACCCCTAAGATCGTCGCCGGGTCCGGTCCCGAACCAGCCGGCTCGACGCCGACCGCCCCGGACGCGGAAACGGAGGGCACACCCATGCCCGAACCGGTGACGATGACGCCCGGCATGGCCATCGACCTGCCGACGGATCTGCGCGGCGTCGCGGTCAACGTCGCGTGGAGCGCCGTCGGGGTCGTCGCACCCGAGGTCGACGTGGTCGCGTTCGAACTCGATGACACCGACCGCGTCCCGTCGGACAATGAGTTCGTCTTCTTCAACCAGCCCGTATCGCCCGACGGCGCCGTGGCCCTGAGCATCGACGGTGATCGGGAGCAGGCGATCACGGTGGAACTGGGGGCCGTCCCCGCAGGGATTGCCCGCGTCACCGTCGGCGCGGCCATCGAAGGGGCCACGTTCGGCGATCTGGGCGCGCTGTCGGTGACCGTCGACAGCAGTGCCACCACCGTCGCCACCGCGGTGCTCGACGCCGCGACGTCGGAACGTTCCATGATCATCGCCGAGATCTACCGCAGGCGCGGCGCGTGGCGTTTGCGGATCCTCGGTCAGGGTTACGACGATGATCTCGCCGCATTCGCCGTCCGCCACGGTGTGCAGGTGGACGGCTGA
- a CDS encoding AMP-binding protein: protein MTGSTVAELLVALSDVDDRGLRFEDDFFSWREHVILSRRRADALGPLLDPGRPPHVGVLLENVPEFSFLFGAAALGGFVLVGLNTTRRGEALAADVTRSDCQLVLVSDATEHLYPPHIRPVSVRVLNIDRPEWPTLMSTAPGADRHAGVPGPVPGPEDLLMLIFTSGTTGDPKAVRCDQRKFADPGKLLAERFSIGPGDVAYIAMPMFHSNALIAGWSIAVAGGASVALRRRFSARGFAADVRRYRVTFANYVGTPMRYILATEPHPDDASSPLRIMYGNEAPAADRAAFAARFGCRVVDGFGSTESGVAITRTPDTPDDALGPLREPNAIVDPDTGEPVPPGTVGEIVNASGPGLFSGYYNDPEATGERLRGGVYHTGDLGWVDEAGYVHFAGRVGDWMRVDGENLGAQPIERILLRHPRIRHAAVFGIPVGIGDEIVAALVSDGLTADGLTDFLSTQTDLGPKQWPHRILILETLPRTATFKTVKRRLRDQAADPTWTLTDHRYG from the coding sequence ATGACGGGATCGACCGTCGCGGAATTGCTCGTCGCACTCTCCGACGTCGACGACCGCGGCCTCCGGTTCGAGGACGACTTCTTCTCCTGGCGCGAGCATGTCATCCTGTCGCGCCGGCGAGCCGATGCGCTGGGCCCGCTGCTCGATCCGGGCCGGCCCCCGCACGTGGGTGTCCTGCTGGAGAACGTTCCCGAGTTCAGCTTCCTGTTCGGTGCCGCCGCGCTGGGCGGATTCGTCCTGGTCGGCCTGAACACCACCCGCCGGGGCGAGGCGCTGGCCGCCGACGTCACCCGCTCCGATTGCCAACTCGTGCTGGTCTCCGACGCCACCGAACACCTCTACCCGCCGCACATCAGGCCGGTGTCGGTCCGCGTGCTCAACATCGACCGCCCCGAATGGCCGACGCTGATGAGCACCGCGCCCGGTGCCGACCGGCATGCCGGCGTCCCCGGCCCCGTCCCCGGCCCCGAGGATCTGCTGATGCTGATCTTCACCTCCGGCACCACGGGCGACCCGAAGGCGGTGCGCTGCGATCAGCGCAAGTTCGCCGATCCCGGAAAGCTGCTCGCCGAACGGTTTTCGATCGGCCCCGGTGATGTCGCCTACATCGCGATGCCGATGTTCCACTCGAACGCACTGATCGCCGGCTGGTCGATCGCGGTGGCCGGCGGTGCGTCGGTGGCGTTGCGCCGCAGGTTCTCCGCCCGCGGTTTCGCCGCCGACGTGCGCCGCTACCGGGTCACATTCGCCAACTACGTCGGTACGCCGATGCGCTACATCCTGGCCACCGAACCACATCCCGACGACGCGTCGTCGCCGTTGCGGATCATGTACGGCAACGAGGCGCCGGCGGCCGACCGCGCGGCCTTCGCGGCCCGGTTCGGCTGCCGGGTGGTCGACGGTTTCGGCTCCACCGAGAGCGGTGTGGCGATCACCCGCACCCCCGACACCCCCGACGACGCCCTCGGCCCCCTCCGCGAGCCGAACGCCATCGTCGACCCCGACACCGGCGAACCGGTGCCACCGGGCACCGTCGGCGAGATCGTGAACGCATCCGGCCCCGGACTTTTCAGCGGCTACTACAACGATCCGGAAGCAACCGGGGAACGCCTGCGCGGCGGCGTGTACCACACCGGCGACCTGGGCTGGGTCGACGAGGCCGGTTACGTCCACTTCGCCGGCCGGGTCGGCGACTGGATGCGGGTGGACGGGGAGAACCTCGGCGCCCAGCCCATCGAACGGATACTGTTGCGCCATCCCCGAATCCGGCATGCGGCGGTGTTCGGGATACCGGTGGGGATCGGCGACGAGATCGTCGCCGCCCTCGTCTCGGACGGCCTCACCGCCGATGGCCTGACCGACTTTCTGAGCACGCAGACCGATCTCGGTCCCAAGCAGTGGCCGCACCGGATCCTCATCCTCGAAACCCTCCCCCGGACCGCCACCTTCAAGACGGTCAAACGCCGGCTCCGCGACCAGGCCGCCGACCCCACCTGGACCCTCACCGACCACCGCTACGGCTGA
- a CDS encoding acyl-CoA dehydrogenase family protein, with amino-acid sequence MDFTPDESTADLTALTADIASAISTPGRVAELEAAAAPLDAELWQQLAKAGLLGLEQSGDGLSVVDTVAVATELGHHLARVPFGPHAVVAGPVIEEFGSDDLRSTFAGIADGSVIVTVAAEEDPRSRPLTATTGPALTLSGTKVNVPYASAANLLLVTATGPDGEFAAVIDTTADGVTITDTPATGLTPTAQVDVDGVVVDPTRVLRAGAVDAITARLRLAVAADQSGTVTEALRLTAEYACQREQFGRPIGTFQAVSQRLADCYIDAQALNVTTAQAAWLLAHHDPAAPAAVATAKFWAAEAGHRIAHACVHIHGGVGLDTSHPVHRYFLRAKQNEFTAGSAPAILLDIGEALASEPA; translated from the coding sequence ATGGACTTCACCCCCGACGAATCGACCGCGGACCTCACCGCCCTCACCGCCGACATCGCGTCGGCGATCAGCACCCCCGGGCGCGTCGCCGAACTGGAGGCGGCCGCCGCCCCGCTCGACGCCGAGTTGTGGCAGCAGTTGGCCAAGGCCGGCCTGCTCGGTCTCGAACAGTCCGGCGACGGCCTCTCGGTGGTCGACACCGTTGCTGTGGCAACCGAATTGGGCCATCACCTGGCGCGCGTCCCGTTCGGCCCGCATGCCGTCGTCGCCGGACCGGTCATCGAGGAGTTCGGCTCCGACGACCTGCGCTCGACGTTCGCGGGAATCGCCGACGGTTCGGTGATCGTGACCGTCGCAGCCGAGGAGGATCCGCGGTCCCGGCCACTCACCGCCACCACGGGACCGGCCCTGACGCTGTCCGGGACCAAGGTCAACGTACCGTACGCCTCGGCCGCGAATCTGTTGCTGGTCACCGCCACCGGACCCGACGGCGAGTTCGCGGCCGTCATCGACACCACCGCTGACGGTGTCACGATCACCGACACCCCGGCCACCGGCCTGACCCCCACCGCGCAGGTCGATGTCGATGGTGTCGTCGTCGATCCCACCCGGGTCCTGCGGGCGGGTGCCGTCGATGCGATCACCGCGCGGTTGCGGCTGGCCGTGGCCGCCGATCAGTCCGGCACGGTCACCGAGGCCCTCCGATTGACCGCCGAATATGCTTGTCAACGTGAGCAATTCGGACGACCTATCGGAACGTTCCAGGCGGTCTCGCAGCGTCTGGCCGACTGCTACATCGACGCTCAGGCGTTGAACGTGACCACCGCCCAGGCGGCCTGGCTGCTCGCCCACCACGATCCGGCAGCACCTGCCGCGGTGGCCACGGCCAAGTTCTGGGCCGCCGAGGCCGGGCATCGCATCGCGCACGCATGCGTGCACATCCACGGCGGCGTCGGCCTGGACACCTCCCATCCGGTACACCGATATTTCCTGCGCGCCAAGCAGAATGAGTTCACCGCCGGGTCCGCTCCGGCGATCCTGCTCGATATCGGCGAGGCCCTGGCCTCGGAACCGGCATGA
- a CDS encoding acyl-CoA dehydrogenase family protein, protein MRIAYTDEQQALRRELRAYFADLMTPERKAALVGGGEAGEYGDAYLDVVSRMGDDGWLALGWPTEYGGQNRSMMDQLIFTDEAATAGAPVPFLTINSVAPTIMHYGTDEQKAFFLPRIAAGDLHFSIGYSEPGAGTDLADLRTTAVTDGDEYVINGQKMWTSLVPYADYIWLACRTDQSGLADGAKKHRGISVLTVPTTASGFDYTVVHTMSGVDTSATYYSDVRVPRSSLVGEEGRGWALITNQLNNERVALCSAAPIQLALAETVAWARDTTVADGARLIDQQWVRTNLARVHAKVEFLKLINWKIASAVGSGSAPSPADASATKVFGTEFATEAYRLLMEVVGPAATLRQGSPGAHLVGRLERFQRTSLILTFGGGTNEVQRDIIAMSALKLPHSRR, encoded by the coding sequence GTGCGCATCGCCTACACCGATGAACAACAAGCACTGCGGCGTGAGCTGCGGGCATATTTCGCCGATCTGATGACCCCCGAACGCAAGGCAGCCCTCGTCGGCGGCGGCGAGGCCGGGGAGTACGGGGACGCCTACCTCGACGTGGTGTCGCGGATGGGCGACGACGGCTGGCTCGCGCTGGGCTGGCCGACCGAGTACGGCGGACAGAACCGGTCGATGATGGATCAGCTGATCTTCACCGACGAGGCCGCGACGGCGGGGGCACCGGTCCCCTTCCTGACCATCAACTCGGTGGCCCCGACGATCATGCACTACGGCACCGACGAGCAGAAGGCGTTCTTCCTGCCCAGGATCGCGGCCGGTGACCTGCACTTCTCCATCGGCTACTCCGAACCCGGCGCCGGAACCGATCTGGCCGATCTGCGCACCACGGCCGTCACCGACGGTGACGAGTACGTGATCAACGGCCAGAAGATGTGGACGAGCCTGGTCCCGTACGCCGACTACATCTGGCTCGCCTGCCGCACCGATCAGTCCGGTCTCGCCGACGGCGCGAAGAAGCACCGCGGCATCTCGGTGCTCACCGTGCCGACGACCGCGTCCGGCTTCGACTACACCGTGGTGCACACGATGTCGGGGGTGGACACCTCCGCCACCTACTACTCCGACGTGCGGGTGCCGCGCAGTTCGCTGGTCGGCGAGGAGGGCCGCGGCTGGGCGCTGATCACCAACCAGCTCAACAACGAGCGTGTCGCGCTGTGCAGCGCCGCACCGATTCAGCTCGCACTGGCCGAAACCGTGGCGTGGGCCCGCGACACCACCGTCGCCGACGGCGCCCGACTGATCGACCAGCAGTGGGTGCGTACAAATCTGGCCCGCGTCCACGCCAAGGTGGAGTTCCTCAAACTCATCAACTGGAAGATCGCGTCGGCGGTGGGTTCGGGCAGTGCTCCGTCACCCGCCGACGCATCCGCCACCAAGGTATTCGGCACCGAATTCGCCACGGAGGCCTACCGCCTGCTGATGGAGGTGGTCGGTCCGGCGGCCACCCTCCGGCAGGGCAGCCCGGGCGCGCACCTGGTCGGCCGCCTCGAACGCTTCCAACGTACCTCGCTGATCCTGACCTTCGGCGGCGGTACCAACGAGGTCCAGCGCGACATCATCGCGATGTCCGCACTGAAACTGCCCCACTCCCGCCGCTGA
- a CDS encoding ferredoxin, whose protein sequence is MRVRADFDLCESNAVCVGVAPDIFTLDDDDYLQILHEEVPPEHESAVRRAVAGCPKAALFIEE, encoded by the coding sequence ATGCGAGTCAGAGCAGACTTCGATCTGTGTGAGTCCAATGCGGTGTGTGTGGGTGTGGCACCCGACATCTTCACCCTCGATGACGACGATTACCTGCAGATACTCCACGAGGAGGTTCCGCCGGAACATGAGTCGGCGGTGCGCAGGGCGGTCGCCGGATGTCCCAAGGCCGCGCTGTTCATCGAGGAATGA